One genomic region from Anopheles bellator chromosome 2, idAnoBellAS_SP24_06.2, whole genome shotgun sequence encodes:
- the LOC131212807 gene encoding squamous cell carcinoma antigen recognized by T-cells 3, translated as MSDVEMTEQGEQAVIDTIKLDSDDDDDATSSEGSHTEDEETEDDDDENGDESVESKHIKQYIEILTKIAGDKYNYDNYVQLLEVAHEMNDLDKIRQSAEIFAAMYPLSPDIWLRWLKIEASLASTDEQIEKVEKLFQRALTDYYSAEVALEFAGLALKTENKTIAERIWNILIPTYALHTFKGRSIFEAYREDVLAKNGDSVESFNRVARIYEQELKIPLRNMEDSYIEYKLLCEKYKSMLTDLDEEKFERRYKQAKAALQHMLPHETALAALESHQHQERAELYRKYIADCRSEIDDDEKQILYERMVTECCLDGTVWLDYLRYLRHFPPDPDDNPSSIVFRQTPLDLVNRALRNCTWSAELFVEKMRIVEREQKASSKMTVVKIMEDVASAGLQTPEASVKVWLEYLTFLRRYTDFESEKERDILRANFDLAWNQLGRTWGVLADPQCKILQFWGRLEYDAFREPNKGRDLWLSVMESADNSTRAGLWIEFAEMEAKRNADAVRKLYRKAITSNGLDDPETLAAAWLRFERCNGTLEQLIFAQELCKATIEKYYKTLIKPVRSAKGKQRVDAVAKDTPCSDTTRKDGATDGTAKKNLKRTHEQSAVNDTPKEEFKIPAIPSINSASKSGETNSETAEETHERSDGEVKRAKLETTEKGTETRQVFISNLSFEVTEQEIRDTFPELSIENIELVASSSGKSRGFGYVLLSNEQDVPKALSFDRRPLAGRPVFISNVARDKANRQHQFKYSSAVEPNKLFIKGLPFELGRDDLQRLFEPFGAIKDIRIVCFRNGRSKGLAYLEYETEAAAKRAVLKMDQHVIDGFTITVAISSPPPKKNPTATEPMKASFGAAEDGGATSSLGAGKRQLAKGDVKQKLSPMIPTALLKRTTAPAGTEKPKSNDDFRKLLLK; from the exons ATGTCCGACGTGGAAATGACAGAGCAAGGCGAACAG GCCGTGATAGACACAATCAAGCTAGAttccgacgatgacgacgatgccaCATCTTCAGAAGGCAGCCACACGGAAGATGAAGAAAcggaggacgatgacgatgaaaaCGGCGATGAATCGGTCGAGTCCAAGCACATCAAACAGTACATTGAGATACTGACGAAGATTGCGGGGGACAAGTACAATTACGACAACTACGTTCAGCTGCTGGAAGTGGCGCA CGAAATGAATGATCTTGACAAGATTCGTCAGAGTGCCGAAATCTTTGCGGCCATGTATCCGCTTTCACCGGACATATGGCTACGGTGGTTAAAGATCGAAGCGTCTCTTGCATCGACCGACGAACAGATCGAGAAGGTTGAAAAACTGTTCCAGCGAGCACTAACGGACTATTACTCGGCCGAGGTGGCGCTCGAGTTTGCCGGATTGGCCCTGAAGACGGAGAACAAAACGATTGCGGAGCGTATCTGGAACATACTGATACCGACGTACGCGCTACACACGTTCAAAGGAAGATCCATCTTCGAGGCATACCGTGAGGACGTTTTGGCGAAGAACGGAGA TTCCGTGGAAAGCTTCAATCGTGTGGCACGTATCTACGAGCAGGAACTGAAGATACCGTTGCGCAACATGGAAGACTCGTACATTGAGTATAAACTACTCTGCGAAAAGTACAAGTCAATGTTGACCGATTTGGATGAGGAAAAGTTTGAACGACGCTACAAGCAGGCGAAAGCAGCGCTCCAGCACATGTTGCCGCACGAGACCGCTCTTGCGGCGTTAGAAtcacaccagcaccaggagcGGGCCGAACTGTACCGCAAGTACATCGCCGACTGCCGGTCTGAGATTGACGACGATGAGAAACAAATACTGTACGAACGGATGGTGACTGAGTGCTGCCTGGATGGGACCGTTTGGTTGGATTATCTGCGGTACTTGCGCCACTTTCCCCCCGATCCGGACGATAATCCTTCCTCGATCGTCTTTCGACAAACGCCACTGGACCTGGTAAATCGTGCCCTGCGCAACTGTACGTGGAGCGCGGAGCTGTTCGTCGAAAAGATGCGCATCGTTGAACGTGAACAGAAGGCGAGCTCGAAAATGACGGTAGTAAAGATTATGGAAGATGTGGCATCGGCCGGTCTGCAAACTCCGGAAGCATCGGTCAAGGTTTGGCTGGAATATCTGACGTTCTTGAGACGGTATACGGATTTTGAGAGCGAAAAGGAGCGCGACATATTGCGCGCTAACTTTGACTTGGCGTGGAACCAGCTTGGCCGAACGTGGGGTGTGTTGGCTGATCCACAGTGCAAGATTTTACAGTTTTGGGGCAGGCTCGAGTATGATGCGTTCCGCGAACCGAATAAGGGTCGCGATCTGTGGCTCAGTGTAATGG AGAGTGCCGATAATTCGACACGAGCCGGACTGTGGATCGAGTTTGCCGAGATGGAAGCCAAACGCAATGCGGATGCGGTCCGAAAGCTGTACCGTAAGGCAATTACCTCAAACGGCTTAGATGATCCGGAAACACTTGCCGCCGCATGGTTGCGCTTCGAGCGCTGCAATGGTACCCTTGAGCAGCTTATCTTTGCCCAGGAGCTTTGCAAGGCTACGATTGAGAAGTACTACAAAACATTGATCAAACCGGTGCGCTCCGCAAAGGGAAAGCAACGGGTGGATGCAGTGGCAAAAGACACGCCTTGTTCGGATACGACACGGAAAGACGGAGCGACGGATGGCACGGCCAAGAAAAATCtaaaacgcacgcacgaacaGTCTGCGGTCAACGATACACCGAAAGAAGAATTCAAAATTCCTGCCATTCCGTCAATCAACAGTGCATCGAAGTCAGGGGAAACGAACTCGGAAACGGCTGAGGAGACGCACGAGCGATCGGACGGGGAAGTCAAGCGTGCCAAACTAGAAACAACGGAAAAGGGAACCGAAACTCGTCAGGTGTTCATCAGCAACTTAAGCTTCGAAGTGACGGAACAGGAAATTCGAGACACTTTTCCCGAGCTTTCGATAGAAAACATCGAACTTGTGGCATCAAGCTCGGGTAAAAGTCGTGGTTTCGGATACGTTCTGTTGTCTAACGAACAGGATGTACCGAAAGCACTTAGCTTCGACCGTCGTCCACTGGCCGGACGCCCAGTATTCATTTCGAACGTAGCGCGCGATAAAGCCAACCGACAGCATCAGTTCAAATATTCTTCGGCCGTTGAACCGAACAAACTGTTCATCAAGGGCCTTCCATTCGAGTTAGGTCGTGACGACTTGCAGCGCCTTTTCGAACCATTCGGGGCCATCAAGGACATTCGGATCGTGTGCTTCCGAAACGGACGCTCGAAGGGTCTCGCGTACCTCGAATACGAGACGGAGGCGGCAGCCAAGCGAGCGGTGCTGAAAATGGATCAACACGTGATCGATGGGTTCACCATCACCGTTGCCATTTCGTCACCGCCACCAAAGAAGAATCCAACCGCTACCGAACCGATGAAGGCATCCTTCGGTGCGGCGGAAGACGGTGGAGCTACCTCAAGTCTCGGTGCTGGAAAACGGCAGTTGGCGAAAGG CGACGTGAAGCAGAAACTTTCGCCGATGATTCCGACGGCGCTGCTCAAGCGAACAACGGCGCCCGCTGGTACGGAAAAGCCCAAATCGAACGACGATTTCCGTAAACTGCTTCTTAAGTGA
- the LOC131210943 gene encoding zinc finger CCHC domain-containing protein 10 has product MHLGAQKLALKQKEAKLAAAFPKGVRCQKCLEFGHWSYECKGKRKYLHRSSRTQVLKSNMTKLRAKNGESNDSPSDPAVKKKTDEDKNHSSTTSGSSDSSSSSSSSSSSSSSSSSSSSSSSSSDSSDSDSSSSSSTSSSSGSTSSNGTGSSEDEAKASKRKKLVSEKDKAVNGQEVNIGNLTKTKHGKPKDRKGNRKGGGNNVSDRSESENEEPSQSNDERKKKRKRRKEGD; this is encoded by the exons ATGCATCTTGGTGCCCAGAAGCTGGCACTCAAGCAAAA AGAAGCAAAGTTGGCAGCTGCTTTTCCCAAAGGAGTACGGTGCCAAAAATGTCTTGAATTCGGCCACTGGAGCTACGAGTGCAAGGGCAAACGCAAGTATCTGCACCGGTCATCGCGAACGCAAGTGTTGAAAAGTAACATGACTAAACTTCGCGCAAAAAA TGGCGAGAGCAACGACAGTCCATCGGATCCGGcggtgaagaagaaaaccgatGAGGACAAGAACCATTCCAGTACGACCTCCGGTTCTtcagacagcagcagcagcagcagcagcagcagcagtagcagcagcagtagtagcagcagtagcagtagcagcagtagcagtgatAGCAGCGATAGCGACTCAAGCAGTTCTTCGAGCACTAGCAGCTCGAGCGGAAGCACTAGCAGCAATGGTACAGGTTCTTCGGAGGACGAAGCAAAAGCAAGCAAAAGGAAGAAACTGGTCAGCGAGAAAGATAAGGCTGTTAACGGGCAGGAAGTAAATATCGGAAACTTGACGAAAACAAAGCATGGAAAACCGAAAGACAGAAAAGGTAACAGAAAAGGTGGCGGCAATAACGTAAGTGACCGTTCCGAGAGCGAAAATGAAGAACCCTCACAATCTAATGAcgagcggaagaagaaaagaaagcgtCGCAAAGAAGGTGACTAA
- the LOC131212163 gene encoding DNA replication licensing factor Mcm2 has protein sequence MSDAPSSPAPNLPSEMDRRNFRSGMTSPVGDFEPFENEEEILGDTTVRDDTLADEEEADGEELFGDNMEADYRPVPHLDRYDMDELDVEEYSDISQTDRAAAEAEMRRRDRAAGVHRDDQDHLFYDKSDDEDDIPQAKRRAAEKAAELETEDAEMVESIENLDETKGHSIKEWVSMLGPRTEISNRFNNFLRTFVDEKGTYVYLDRIRRMCQQNNSSFVVSYPDLARNQHVLAYFLPEAPFQMLEIMDKVAKKMVTDIHPWYERVTNEIHVRISDLPLVEELRTFRKLHLNQLVRTLGVVTATTGVLPQLSVIKYDCVKCGYVLGPFVQSQNTEVKPGSCPECQSAGPFSINMEQTLYRNYQKITLQESPGRIPAGRIPRSKDCVLLADLCDQCKPGDEIEVTGIYTNNYDGSLNTEQGFPVFATVLIANHLVVKNSKHVVASLTDEDISTIQRLSKDPRISERIVQSMAPSIYGHNYIKRGLALSLFGGESKNPGEKHKIRGDINILLCGDPGTAKSQFLKYTEKIAPRAVFTTGQGASAVGLTAYVRRNPTTREWTLEAGALVLADLGVCLIDEFDKMNDQDRTSIHEAMEQQSISISKAGIVTSLQARCAVIAAANPIGGRYDPSMTFSENVNLSEPILSRFDVLCVVKDEFDPMQDQHLARFVVNSHIRNHPSMVDVVPESQPEDSMQIPQELLKKYIVYAKENIHPKLSNMDQDKIANMYSQLRQESLSTGSLPITVRHIESVIRMSEAHARMHLRDTVQDVDVNMAIRMMLESFIEAQKFSVMNKMRSTFQKYLSFQRDHSELLFFILRQLTLDQLAYLRCKDGPRSTHVEVMEKDLSERAKAIDIHNLKPFLESEIFKTNGFSYDAKRKIIVQIVPEAAEA, from the exons ATGTCG GACGCTCCAAGCTCGCCAGCACCGAACCTTCCGTCGGAGATGGATCGCCGAAACTTTCGGTCCGGGATGACTTCACCGGTCGGCGATTTCGAGCCGTTCGAGAACGAGGAAGAAATCCTCGGAGACACGACGGTACGCGACGACACTTTGGCCGACGAGGAGGAAGCCGATGGCGAGGAGCTGTTTGGTGACAACATGGAAGCGGACTACCGGCCGGTGCCGCACCTGGATCGGTACGATATGGACGAGCTGGATGTCGAGGAGTACAGCGATATTTCGCAGACAGATCGAGCCGCGGCTGAGGCCGAAATGCGGCGACGCGATCGAGCGGCCGGTGTACACCGCGACGATCAGGATCATCTATTCTACGACAAgagcgacgacgaggacgacatcCCGCAGGCGAAGCGTCGGGCAGCGGAGAAGGCTGCCGAGCTCGAAACGGAGGACGCGGAGATGGTTGAATCGATTGAGAACCTCGATGAAACGAAAGGACACAGCATTAAAGAATGGGTTTCGATGCTGGGACCTCGGACGGAAATTTCTAATCGGTTCAACAACTTTCTGCGAACGTTCGTCGATGAGAAGGGAACCTACGTTTACCTCGATCGGATTCGGCGCATGTGTCAACAGAACAACTCGAGCTTTGTGGTGTCATATCCGGATCTGGCACGCAACCAACATGTCTTGGCGTACTTCCTGCCCGAGGCACCCTTCCAGATGCTCGAAATTATGGACAAGGTCGCAAAGAAGATGGTAACAGACATTCATCCGTGGTACGAGCGCGTGACGAATGAGATCCATGTTCGCATTTCGGATCTGCCGCTAGTAGAGGAATTACGTACATTCCGGAAGCTTCATTTGAACCAACTGGTTCGAACGTTGGGCGTTGTTACGGCAACGACCGGAGTGTTGCCACAGCTTTCGGTCATCAAGTACGACTGCGTCAAGTGCGGCTACGTGCTGGGGCCATTCGTCCAGAGCCAGAACACGGAGGTCAAGCCGGGTTCTTGTCCCGAGTGTCAGAGTGCGGGACCGTTTTCGATCAACATGGAGCAAACGCTGTATCGAAACTACCAGAAGATCACATTGCAGGAATCGCCCGGCCGTATTCCGGCGGGACGCATTCCACGTAGTAAGGATTgcgtgctgctggccgacctCTGTGACCAGTGCAAGCCGGGCGATGAGATTGAGGTAACGGGTATTTACACCAACAACTACGATGGGTCGCTAAACACGGAGCAGGGCTTTCCAGTGTTTGCCACCGTCCTCATTGCCAACCatttggtggtgaaaaacagcaaacacgTAGTGGCTTCGCTAACGGATGAAGATATTTCGACGATCCAGCGGCTGAGTAAGGACCCGCGCATCAGCGAGCGGATCGTGCAGAGCATGGCACCGTCAATTTACGGGCACAACTACATCAAGCGTGGTCTCGCACTCTCTCTTTTTGGCGGCGAATCGAAAAACCCCGGCGAGAAACACAAAATCCGTGGCGACATTAACATTTTACTCTGCGGCGACCCAGGAACGGCCAAGTCGCAGTTTCTAAAGTACACAGAAAAGATCGCTCCACGAGCTGTATTCACTACCGGTCAGGGTGCTTCGGCCGTCGGTCTGACGGCATATGTGCGACGTAATCCGACGACACGCGAGTGGACATTGGAAGCTGGTGCCCTGGTGTTGGCCGATTTGGGAGTTTGCCTGATTGATGAGTTTGATAAAATGAACGATCAGGACCGAACCTCGATTCACGAAGCTATGGAACAGCAATCGATATCCATCTCGAAGGCAGGCATTGTGACGTCGCTGCAAGCGAGGTGTGCCGTGATTGCGGCAGCCAATCCGATCGGTGGACGCTACGATCCTAGCATGACGTTCTCGGAGAACGTGAACCTGTCGGAACCAATTTTGTCCCGATTCGATGTTCTGTGTGTGGTGAAGGATGAGTTTGATCCGATGCAAGACCAACATCTGGCCCGGTTCGTGGTCAACTCGCACATCAGAAATCACCCATCAATGGTGGACGTAGTGCCAGAATCGCAGCCCGAGGACAGCATGCAGATACCGCAGGAGCTCTTGAAGAAGTACATCGTGTACGCAAAGGAGAACATTCACCCGAAGCTGTCGAATATGGATCAGGACAAGATCGCCAACATGTACTCGCAGCTGCGCCAGGAATCGCTCTCGACCGGCTCACTCCCTATCACGGTGCGACACATTGAAAGTGTTATTCGAATGTCAGAAGCGCATGCGCGGATGCACTTGCGCGACACGGTGCAGGACGTAGACGTAAACATGGCCATCCGTATGATGCTGGAGAGTTTCATCGAAGCGCAGAAGTTCAGCGTGATGAACAAAATGCGCTCCACGTTCCAGAAGTACCTGTCGTTCCAGCGCGATCACTCTGAATTGCTCTTCTTCATTCTTCGTCAACTGACGCTCGATCAGCTCGCCTACTTGCGGTGCAAGGATGGACCGCGATCCACGCACGTCGAGGTCATGGAGAAGGATCTGTCCGAACGGGCTAAAGCGATCGACATTCACAACCTTAAGCCATTCCTGGAATCGGAGATTTTCAAAACCAACGGATTCTCCTACGATGCCAAGCGGAAGATTATCGTACAGATCGTACCCGAGGCGGCTGAAGCGTAA
- the LOC131206890 gene encoding transcription initiation factor IIA subunit 1 isoform X1, which translates to MMALSQTSVLKVYQTVIDDVIGGVRDAFLDEGVDEQVLQELKQIWTSKVLANKAVEVGPEAQDQQLPPILGGAKSVSHSKANGTKKAKAAAAAAAASSSANQENGKTANSSTAASNNLKSVPIKPEPTDSTGTQNSVINRSTVPASTTGHQSSGAAPSTVVAALDPNKLVAIQITLPAQPNVANSQPRVLTIQVPASALQENQLQQVLTSPIISSIMPLPPQIASSVLQQHVNSYLQSSSMNKNTLSIQKQLDGACDDDPMGKCRDGLFYWQLLPTPSTSGSKNSGSETMVATSSSTAKSVGGQNVRRRLSRGGRKAASLSAAQAEVIIRICQLDGAVDTSDEEASDISDDNIPDDDDEDLDKEEEDDLDAEGGAEEEPLNSEDDVTDEDASDLFETDNVVVCQYDKITRSRNKWKFYLKDGIMHINGKDFVFQKSNGDAEW; encoded by the exons ATGATGGCTCTCAGTCAGACATCGGTG CTTAAAGTATACCAAACGGTTATCGACGATGTGATTGGCGGTGTACGGGACGCCTTTCTGGACGAGGGTGTTGACGAGCAGGTTCTGCAGGAGTTGAAGCAAATTTGGACCTCCAAGGTGCTAGCGAACAAAGCGGTCGAAGTAGGGCCGGAAGCACAGGACCAGCAGCTACCCCCGATTCTGGGTGGCGCCAAGTCGGTTTCGCACTCCAAG GCCAACGGaaccaaaaaagcaaaagctgcggctgctgctgcggcagcaTCGTCTTCCGCAAACCAAGAGAATGGTAAAACGGCTAATAGTAGTACTGCTGCCAGCAATAATCTGAAATCTGTACCAATTAAACCGGAACCAACCGATTCAACAGGCACTCAGAACTCGGTGATAAATCGGTCTACCGTACCCGCCTCGACTACCGGTCACCAGTCATCAGGGGCCGCGCCGTCCACCGTGGTGGCTGCACTCGATCCGAACAAGCTGGTCGCAATCCAGATCACGCTTCCGGCGCAACCGAACGTGGCCAACAGTCAGCCACGTGTGCTAACGATACAGGTGCCTGCGTCCGCGTTGCAAGAGAACCAGCTCCAGCAGGTCCTCACCAGCCCAATCATTTCCTCCATCATGCCGCTACCGCCGCAAATTGCGTCCTCAGTCCTGCAGCAGCATGTCAACTCGTATCTgcaaagcagcagcatgaaTAAGA ATACACTTTCGATCCAAAAGCAATTGGATGGTGCCTGCGATGATGATCCGATGGGCAAATGCCGAGATGGACTGTTCTATTGGCAGCTACTGCCCACACCAAGCACgagtggcagcaaaaattctGGCAGTGAAACCATGGTAGCTACCAGCAGCTCCACAGCAAAGTCCGTTGGAGGTCAAAATGTTCGTCGTCGATTATCAAGGGGCGGGCGAAAAGCAGCTTCATTGTCGGCGGCCCAAGCCGAAG TGATAATCCGGATCTGTCAGCTGGATGGTGCAGTCGATACGTCGGATGAGGAAGCGAGCGACATAAGCGATGACAACATtcctgacgatgacgacgaggattTGGATAAAGAAGAAGAGGATGATTTGGATGCAGAGGGCGGTGCCGAGGAGGAACCGCTGAACAGTGAGGACGATGTCACGGATGAAGATGCGTCCGACCTGTTCGAAACGGATAATGTTGTCGTGTGCCAGTATGACAAG ATCACCCGATCTCGAAATAAGTGGAAGTTTTATCTAAAAGACGGTATCATGCATATTAATGGTAAGGACTTCGTGTTTCAGAAATCGAACGGTGATGCCGAATGGTAA
- the LOC131206890 gene encoding transcription initiation factor IIA subunit 1 isoform X2: MMALSQTSVLKVYQTVIDDVIGGVRDAFLDEGVDEQVLQELKQIWTSKVLANKAVEVGPEAQDQQLPPILGGAKSVSHSKANGTKKAKAAAAAAAASSSANQENGTQNSVINRSTVPASTTGHQSSGAAPSTVVAALDPNKLVAIQITLPAQPNVANSQPRVLTIQVPASALQENQLQQVLTSPIISSIMPLPPQIASSVLQQHVNSYLQSSSMNKNTLSIQKQLDGACDDDPMGKCRDGLFYWQLLPTPSTSGSKNSGSETMVATSSSTAKSVGGQNVRRRLSRGGRKAASLSAAQAEVIIRICQLDGAVDTSDEEASDISDDNIPDDDDEDLDKEEEDDLDAEGGAEEEPLNSEDDVTDEDASDLFETDNVVVCQYDKITRSRNKWKFYLKDGIMHINGKDFVFQKSNGDAEW; the protein is encoded by the exons ATGATGGCTCTCAGTCAGACATCGGTG CTTAAAGTATACCAAACGGTTATCGACGATGTGATTGGCGGTGTACGGGACGCCTTTCTGGACGAGGGTGTTGACGAGCAGGTTCTGCAGGAGTTGAAGCAAATTTGGACCTCCAAGGTGCTAGCGAACAAAGCGGTCGAAGTAGGGCCGGAAGCACAGGACCAGCAGCTACCCCCGATTCTGGGTGGCGCCAAGTCGGTTTCGCACTCCAAG GCCAACGGaaccaaaaaagcaaaagctgcggctgctgctgcggcagcaTCGTCTTCCGCAAACCAAGAGAATG GCACTCAGAACTCGGTGATAAATCGGTCTACCGTACCCGCCTCGACTACCGGTCACCAGTCATCAGGGGCCGCGCCGTCCACCGTGGTGGCTGCACTCGATCCGAACAAGCTGGTCGCAATCCAGATCACGCTTCCGGCGCAACCGAACGTGGCCAACAGTCAGCCACGTGTGCTAACGATACAGGTGCCTGCGTCCGCGTTGCAAGAGAACCAGCTCCAGCAGGTCCTCACCAGCCCAATCATTTCCTCCATCATGCCGCTACCGCCGCAAATTGCGTCCTCAGTCCTGCAGCAGCATGTCAACTCGTATCTgcaaagcagcagcatgaaTAAGA ATACACTTTCGATCCAAAAGCAATTGGATGGTGCCTGCGATGATGATCCGATGGGCAAATGCCGAGATGGACTGTTCTATTGGCAGCTACTGCCCACACCAAGCACgagtggcagcaaaaattctGGCAGTGAAACCATGGTAGCTACCAGCAGCTCCACAGCAAAGTCCGTTGGAGGTCAAAATGTTCGTCGTCGATTATCAAGGGGCGGGCGAAAAGCAGCTTCATTGTCGGCGGCCCAAGCCGAAG TGATAATCCGGATCTGTCAGCTGGATGGTGCAGTCGATACGTCGGATGAGGAAGCGAGCGACATAAGCGATGACAACATtcctgacgatgacgacgaggattTGGATAAAGAAGAAGAGGATGATTTGGATGCAGAGGGCGGTGCCGAGGAGGAACCGCTGAACAGTGAGGACGATGTCACGGATGAAGATGCGTCCGACCTGTTCGAAACGGATAATGTTGTCGTGTGCCAGTATGACAAG ATCACCCGATCTCGAAATAAGTGGAAGTTTTATCTAAAAGACGGTATCATGCATATTAATGGTAAGGACTTCGTGTTTCAGAAATCGAACGGTGATGCCGAATGGTAA
- the LOC131212808 gene encoding something about silencing protein 10, whose translation MSEKIKISDVGSDYEPSDSENEYSDGEKQLLKLNVNRRDQQEDDGSEAVLQFEDDDGTDGEDYEDDDGEPDFEDIRKFEHDSDLDEANEEDYLPDRKAWGSKASAFYGTGYADRDYDSLTAQEEELALLEEQEAKEIQKRLMKDMTEADFLFDTFVFDGTQQTSPTEKSKKAKSKGSKTASKDLIVIEKDLSDLTERQKKDLFLKDSPEFAGLVEDCTKQLSECAETMEPVLKFLRTHDKLGHPFAQLLQKRYELGLLYCSNITFYVLLKAQRVRIQAHPLVKRVLQMKQLLQELDRKYELSIKGQVEQLRNALAAGEEITFTDDADKRNTGAIKSQKRDRFGVLDRLESNLARTANEEESTHDELEDGDESELESASTSKRPKLGDSEELEDVNDAEEEEQEESADEAGKRKITYQIAKNKGLTVRKRRDQRNVRVKNKLKYRKALIRRKGAIRPVRTETTRYTGESSIKPFVKRGIKLK comes from the coding sequence ATGtcggaaaaaataaaaatcagcGACGTGGGCAGTGACTATGAACCATCTGATTCAGAAAATGAGTATAGCGATGGAGAAAAACAGCTGCTAAAGCTCAACGTCAACCGGCGCGATCAGCAGGAAGACGACGGTTCGGAAGCGGTGTTACAGTTCGAAGACGATGATGGCACCGACGGGGAAGAttacgaggacgatgatgggGAGCCGGATTTTGAGGATATCCGCAAGTTCGAGCACGACAGCGATCTCGATGAAGCAAACGAGGAAGACTATTTGCCGGACCGGAAAGCGTGGGGCTCTAAGGCGAGTGCGTTCTACGGGACGGGCTATGCTGACCGGGACTACGACAGTCTTACGGCGCAGGAGGAGGAATTGGCCTTGTTGGAGGAACAGGAGGCGAAGGAAATTCAAAAGCGATTGATGAAAGACATGACCGAGGCCGACTTTCTGTTCGATACATTCGTGTTCGATGGCACTCAGCAGACGAGCCCCACCGAAAAgtccaaaaaagcaaaatccaAAGGTTCAAAGACGGCTTCGAAGGACTTGATCGTTATCGAGAAAGATCTCTCGGATCTAACAGAACGCCAAAAGAAGGATCTGTTCCTGAAGGATTCACCGGAGTTTGCGGGTCTGGTGGAGGACTGCACCAAACAGCTGAGCGAATGCGCCGAAACGATGGAGCCGGTGCTAAAGTTTCTCCGCACACACGATAAATTGGGGCACCCATTCGCACAGCTTCTACAAAAACGCTACGAGCTCGGTTTGCTTTATTGCAGCAACATTACCTTTTACGTACTGCTGAAAGCCCAAAGGGTGCGCATCCAGGCTCATCCGCTGGTAAAACGTGTGCTACAGATGAAGCAGTTGCTACAGGAGCTGGACCGAAAGTATGAACTAAGCATCAAAGGCCAGGTTGAGCAGCTTAGAAATGCTTTGGCGGCAGGCGAAGAAATCACATTTACCGACGATGCAGACAAACGCAACACCGGTGCGATCAAAAGCCAAAAGCGCGATCGCTTCGGTGTTTTGGATCGATTGGAATCGAACCTtgcgcgaacggcgaacgaagAAGAATCGACCCACGATGAGCTGGAAGATGGAGATGAAAGCGAACTTGAGTCAGCTTCGACTAGCAAACGGCCAAAACTTGGTGACAGCGAGGAATTGGAAGATGTCAACGATGCGGAGGAAGAGGAGCAAGAGGAATCGGCTGATGAGGCTGGAAAACGCAAGATCACCTACCAGATCGCGAAAAACAAGGGCTTAACGGTGCGCAAACGTCGCGATCAACGCAACGTGCGCGTGAAGAATAAGTTGAAGTACCGGAAGGCGTTGATCCGTCGCAAGGGGGCCATCCGGCCCGTGCGTACCGAAACGACGCGGTACACAGGCGAATCAAGCATCAAACCGTTCGTGAAGCGTGGCATTAAGTTGAAGTGA